A single Calypte anna isolate BGI_N300 chromosome 5A, bCalAnn1_v1.p, whole genome shotgun sequence DNA region contains:
- the ERO1A gene encoding ERO1-like protein alpha isoform X1: MAAGTGMVFRVLGIATSVLMAVAHGPGGSAEKRCFCQVTGHLDDCTCDVETIDAFNNYQLFPKLNKLLESDYFRYYKVNLKKPCPFWNDNSHCGIRDCAVKPCPSDEVPDGIRSGSYKYSEEANNLAEECEEAKRLGAVDGSLSEETQQAVLQWTQHDDSSDSFCQADDISSPDAEYVDLLLNPERYTGYRGPDAWKIWNSIYEENCFKPQNVKRPLASGRGDDGGHTFYKWLKGVCVEKRAFYKLISGLHASINIHLSARYLLQDTWAQKKWGPNVTEFQQRFDEVLTRGEGPRRLQNLYFLYLLELRAMSKVLPFFERSAFQLYTGNKTQDAEMKTHLLEVLHLAKSFPLHFNENSFFAGNKREAAKLKEEFRLHFRNISKIMDCVGCFKCRLWGKLQTQGLGTVLKILFSENLIEKIPESGPSYGFQLTRQEIVALFNAFGRVSTSIRELENFRNILRNMQ; this comes from the exons ATGGCGGCGGGTACCGGGATGGTGTTCCGGGTCCTGGGGATCGCCACATCGGTGCTGATGGCTGTGGCCCATGGACCGGGAGGTTCGGCAGAGAAACGCTGCTTCTGCCAG GTTACTGGTCATTTAGATGACTGCACTTGTGATGTAGAAACCATTGATGCCTTCAACAACTACCAGCTTTTTCCTAAACTGAATAAACTTCTGGAAAGTGACTATTTTCGATACTACAAG GTAAACCTAAAGAAACCTTGTCCTTTTTGGAATGACAACAGTCACTGTGGGATAAGAGACTGTGCAGTAAAGCCCTGCCCATCT GATGAAGTCCCTGATGGCATCAGGTCTGGAAGTTACAAG TACTCAGAAGAAGCCAACAACCTCGCTGAAGAATGTGAAGAAGCCAAAAGACTTGGAGCTGTTGATGGCTCTTTAAG TGAGGAAACCCAGCAGGCAGTGCTCCAGTGGACACAGCACGATGACTCTTCAGACAGCTTCTGCCAGGCTGATG ACATCAGCTCTCCTGATGCAGAGTATGTGGATTTACTCCTGAATCCTGAACGCTACACTGGCTACAGAGGACCTGATGCCTGGAAGATCTGGAACAGTATTTATGAAGAGAACTGCTTCAA GCCTCAGAATGTAAAAAGACCTTTGGCATCTGGTAGAG GAGATGATGGAG ggCACACGTTTTACAAGTGGCTGAAAG GTGTCTGCGTAGAAAAAAGAGCTTTCTACAAACTCATTTCTGGTCTCCATGCAAGCATCAACATCCATCTGAGTGCCAGGTACCTTCTACAAG ATACCTGGGCACAGAAGAAATGGGGCCCAAATGTTACAGAGTTCCAGCAGAGGTTTGATGAAGTCCTGACCAGAGGGGAAGGTCCCAGAAGACTCCAGAACCTGTATTTCCTTTACCTGCTGGAGCTGAGGGCCATGTCCAAGGTTCTGCCATTCTTTGAGCGCTCAGCATTCCAACTCTACACAGGGAATAAAACTCAGGATGCAGAAATGAAAACCCACTTGCTGGAAGTTCTCCATCTGGCCAA GTCTTTCCCACTGCATTTCAATGAGAACTCATTCTTTGCAGGGAATAAAAGGGAAGCTGCTAAGCTAAAG GAGGAATTCAGGCTGCACTTCAGGAATATTTCCAAGATAATGGACTGTGTTGGCTGCTTCAAATGTCGCCTGTGGGGCAAGTTGCAG ACACAGGGCTTGGGCACGGTGCTGAAGATTCTCTTCTCTGAAAACCTGATAGAAAAGATACCTGAGAGTGGCCCTTCCTATGGATTCCAGCTGACCAGACAAGAAATTGTTGCCTTATTTAATGCTTTTGGAAG GGTTTCCACAAGCATTAGGGAGCTGGAGAACTTCAGGAACATCTTACGAAATATGCAGTGA
- the ERO1A gene encoding ERO1-like protein alpha isoform X2 yields the protein MAAGTGMVFRVLGIATSVLMAVAHGPGGSAEKRCFCQVTGHLDDCTCDVETIDAFNNYQLFPKLNKLLESDYFRYYKVNLKKPCPFWNDNSHCGIRDCAVKPCPSDEVPDGIRSGSYKYSEEANNLAEECEEAKRLGAVDGSLSEETQQAVLQWTQHDDSSDSFCQADDISSPDAEYVDLLLNPERYTGYRGPDAWKIWNSIYEENCFKPQNVKRPLASGRDDGGHTFYKWLKGVCVEKRAFYKLISGLHASINIHLSARYLLQDTWAQKKWGPNVTEFQQRFDEVLTRGEGPRRLQNLYFLYLLELRAMSKVLPFFERSAFQLYTGNKTQDAEMKTHLLEVLHLAKSFPLHFNENSFFAGNKREAAKLKEEFRLHFRNISKIMDCVGCFKCRLWGKLQTQGLGTVLKILFSENLIEKIPESGPSYGFQLTRQEIVALFNAFGRVSTSIRELENFRNILRNMQ from the exons ATGGCGGCGGGTACCGGGATGGTGTTCCGGGTCCTGGGGATCGCCACATCGGTGCTGATGGCTGTGGCCCATGGACCGGGAGGTTCGGCAGAGAAACGCTGCTTCTGCCAG GTTACTGGTCATTTAGATGACTGCACTTGTGATGTAGAAACCATTGATGCCTTCAACAACTACCAGCTTTTTCCTAAACTGAATAAACTTCTGGAAAGTGACTATTTTCGATACTACAAG GTAAACCTAAAGAAACCTTGTCCTTTTTGGAATGACAACAGTCACTGTGGGATAAGAGACTGTGCAGTAAAGCCCTGCCCATCT GATGAAGTCCCTGATGGCATCAGGTCTGGAAGTTACAAG TACTCAGAAGAAGCCAACAACCTCGCTGAAGAATGTGAAGAAGCCAAAAGACTTGGAGCTGTTGATGGCTCTTTAAG TGAGGAAACCCAGCAGGCAGTGCTCCAGTGGACACAGCACGATGACTCTTCAGACAGCTTCTGCCAGGCTGATG ACATCAGCTCTCCTGATGCAGAGTATGTGGATTTACTCCTGAATCCTGAACGCTACACTGGCTACAGAGGACCTGATGCCTGGAAGATCTGGAACAGTATTTATGAAGAGAACTGCTTCAA GCCTCAGAATGTAAAAAGACCTTTGGCATCTGGTAGAG ATGATGGAG ggCACACGTTTTACAAGTGGCTGAAAG GTGTCTGCGTAGAAAAAAGAGCTTTCTACAAACTCATTTCTGGTCTCCATGCAAGCATCAACATCCATCTGAGTGCCAGGTACCTTCTACAAG ATACCTGGGCACAGAAGAAATGGGGCCCAAATGTTACAGAGTTCCAGCAGAGGTTTGATGAAGTCCTGACCAGAGGGGAAGGTCCCAGAAGACTCCAGAACCTGTATTTCCTTTACCTGCTGGAGCTGAGGGCCATGTCCAAGGTTCTGCCATTCTTTGAGCGCTCAGCATTCCAACTCTACACAGGGAATAAAACTCAGGATGCAGAAATGAAAACCCACTTGCTGGAAGTTCTCCATCTGGCCAA GTCTTTCCCACTGCATTTCAATGAGAACTCATTCTTTGCAGGGAATAAAAGGGAAGCTGCTAAGCTAAAG GAGGAATTCAGGCTGCACTTCAGGAATATTTCCAAGATAATGGACTGTGTTGGCTGCTTCAAATGTCGCCTGTGGGGCAAGTTGCAG ACACAGGGCTTGGGCACGGTGCTGAAGATTCTCTTCTCTGAAAACCTGATAGAAAAGATACCTGAGAGTGGCCCTTCCTATGGATTCCAGCTGACCAGACAAGAAATTGTTGCCTTATTTAATGCTTTTGGAAG GGTTTCCACAAGCATTAGGGAGCTGGAGAACTTCAGGAACATCTTACGAAATATGCAGTGA